A window of Chlamydiota bacterium genomic DNA:
GGTGCAAAAGTAGAATTAAAATAATGATAAAACGGTATCAATGTATTCATGTCGCAGGGTGCGTATGGATACATGGGTGCGTTTATACGCTGACACGTGGATGATCTAAGAGGGAAAATTTATGCTGACCAAAAATAAGGAAGGGTTGGGAGAGTCTCAAAATTCAGAACTCTATAAGACGCTCGATCTGCCCAATTTAATACAGATTCAAACCCGTTCCTATAAAGATTTTCTTCAGGAGGAGATTTTGCCTGAGGAAAGAGAGAATGTAGGCCTTCATTCTGTTTTCAGTGAAGTATTTCCAATCAAGAGCTATGACGAAAATATTTCTTTGGAGTATGTCAGTTATTCCCTGGGCGTTCCTAAGTACGAAATTATTGAGTGTCAAAGACGGGGTTTGACTTATTCAGCGCCTCTCAATGTCACTTTCCGCTTGAGAGAAGGGGATACCGTAAAAGAAGAAACCGTCTACATGGGGAATATTCCTCTGATGACAGAAACCGGCACCTTTATTATTAACGGGGCTGAACGTGTTATTGTCAGTCAGCTTCATCGTTCTCCCGGCGTATTCTTTGAGCAAGAAGTTCATCCCGGAGGCATGACTCTTTTTTCGGCTCGGGTCATCCCCTATCGTGGAATTTGGATTGAAGCAGAATTTGACATTAATGACCTGATTCACGTTTATATGGATCGCCAAAGACGTCGTCGCAAGATTCTTGCAACGGCTTTTTTAAGGGCGTTAGGGTATTCCTCAGATGCAGAAATTTTAGCCCTCTTCTATGAAGTCGAAGAGATTCAGGTTGATAAAAAATTAGATATTTCGGGTTTAAAAAATAGGATTTTAGCGGCACCGGTAATGGAGGTAGATACGGGTGCGGTGATCGAGAAGGCCGGCCGTAAAGTTTCAAAAGCCCTTTTAGATAAAATGGATGTGGTGGGTCTTAAAAAGATCTCTCTTCTTCAAAATGCAAGTGAAGAGGATCCGATCATTAAGATGCTTTTAAGGGATGCAACAGACTCGACTGATGCGGCCTTAAAAGAAATTTATCGTCGGTTACGCCCTGGGGATCCTCCGACGGTTTCCAACGCTCGTGCTCTTATGAAACGACTCTTTTTTGATCCCAAGCGATACGATTTGGGAAAAGTGGGTCGCTTTAAATTGAATCAGAGATTGGGTCTTCCTTTAACTAAAGAGGAATTAGAAACGGTTATTTTAAGGAAGGAAGATGTTGTTGAAGCTTTGAAGTATGTTTTGAATTTACGTAAGGGTAAAGGATATACCGATGATATTGATCATTTGGGAAATCGGCGTGTCCGTTCAGTGGGAGAACTTTTAGTCAATCAGTGCCGCATTGGTCTTGCACGGATGGAACGAGTGATTAAGGAACGCATGAATCTTTTTGATGTGGAATCCGAGTCTTTAACTCCACATAAGCTTTTAAATCCTAAAGGCCTCTCAGGTGTGATTCGAGATTTCTTTGGAAGAAGTCAATTATCTCAATTCCTAGATCAGACAAATCCTTTGGCTGAGCTGACTCATAAAAGAAGGCTTTCCGCCCTTGGACCTGGAGGTTTAAATCGTGAGAGAGCAGGGTTTGAGGTTCGAGATGTGCATACCAGTCATTATGGAAGAATCTGCCCGATTGAAACACCTGAAGGACCTAACATTGGCTTAATCTCTTCTTTATCAACTTATGCCAAGATCAGTGAATATGGTTTTGTAGAGACGCCTTATCGAAAGGTGGTTAAGGGACGGGTTACCGATGAAATTGTGCATTTGACGGGAGATCAGGAAGAAGGTCACGTGATTGTTCAGGCTAACGCCCGAGTCGACAAAAATGGGAGTTTTCTCGATGATGTCGTTCAGGTCCGTATTAATGGTGAGTTTCAGAAAATAGAGCCCAGCAAGGTTGAATATATGGATGTGGCCCCTCTTCAATTGGTGAGTGTGGCTGCAGGATTGATTCCCTTTCTTGAGCATGATGATGCTAATCGTGCGCTGATGGGTTCAAACATGCAAAGGCAAGCGGTTCCTTTATTATTTACACAGGTCCCGCTTGTTGGAACCGGTCTTGAGTATCGTGCGGCGAAGGATTCAGGCGTCGTCGTTGTTTCAAAAAATTCGGGTGAGGTAAGTTTCTCGGATGCAGATCAGATTGTGGTTGGCGATGTGGTTTATCCCTTAAGGAAGTTCATGAGGTCCAATGCGGGAACGACCATTAATCAAAGACCCTTGGTTAGTGAAGGAGACAAGGTTAAAAAAGGTCAAGTGATTGCGGATGGAATGGCTACTCAAGGAGGAGAGCTTGCTTTAGGAAGAAATGTGTTGGTGGCCTTTATGCCTTGGGAGGGATACAACTTTGAAGATGCGATTTTGATTAGTCAGCGTCTTGTGAAGGAAGATGCCTATACCTCAATTCATATCGAAGAGTTTGAATTGGGAGCTCGTGATACTAAATTAGGAAAAGAAGAAATCACTCGTGATATTCCCAATGTGGGGGAAGAGGCGCTTAAAAATTTAGCCGAAGATGGGATTGTTCGTATTGGGGCTGAAGTAAAGCCTGGTGATATTCTTGTTGGGAAAATCACTCCAAAAAGTGAAACGGAGCTTTCTCCTGAGGAACGCCTTTTAAGGGCTATTTTTGGTGAGAAGGCTGCAGATGTACGTGATGCTTCTTTAACGGTTCCTAGTGGTATTGAAGGAATGGTGATTGATGTAAAAGTATTTTCACGTAAAGAGAAAACGCTTGGGGATGAGGAACAGGCTGAAGAACGGGCTAAGGTTCGAAAGTTGAATGATGATTATCGTAAGAAATCTGCAGATTTTAAGAAAAATGCTTTTGCTAAAATTCGAGATATTTTGCTGAACGCCAAATTGCAAGTGGATGTTGTGAATTCTGAAACAGGCGAAGTTCTTATTTCTCGAGGGAGTAAAGTGACGAAGGGAATGGTCGATAAGCTAGAGGCATTAGAATATGAATCCATTGAAATGGAAAAGTGCGTGGAGCGAGATCGCCTGAAGATGGTTCTTTGGGAATATCATCATAATTTAGAAGCCCTTCAGACGGTTCATAGCATGGAAGTTGAAAAGTTGAAGAAGGGGGACGAGCTTGAGCCTGGAGTGATTAAAAAGGTTAAGGTTTATGTTGCCACCAAACGAAAACTATCGGTTGGAGATAAAATGGCGGGACGGCATGGCAATAAAGGTGTGATTGCAAAAGTGCTCCCAGAGGAAGACATGCCTTTCTTGGCGGATGGAACCGTGGTGGATATGGTTCTGAATCCACTCGGAGTTCCTTCTAGAATGAATGTCGGACAGGTGATGGAGACCCATATGGGTTGGGTTGCCAAGATGTTAGGGACTCGATTTTTTTCTCCTGTTTTTAGTGGAATTAAAACGGAGGAAATTCGAGAGCTTTTGAAGAAGGCCCATACCTCAGAAATTGGAAAGTTTAGACTTTTCGATGGGCGTACAGGTGAGACCTTCGATCAAGAGGTCGTTGTAGGTTACATCTATATGCTGAAACTTGCTCATTTGGCAGCCGACAAAATTCATGCCCGAGCGATTGGGCCTTATTCATTGGTGACTCAACAGCCATTAGGAGGAAAGGCTCAATTTGGAGGACAGAGATTTGGTGAAATGGAGGTTTGGGCTTTAGAAGCTTATGGGGCGGCCTATACTCTGCAGGAAATTCTTACGGTGAAGTCGGATGATGTGTTGGGTAGAACCCGAATGTACGAATCCATTGTGAAGGGACAAAATATTTTGGAGGCGGGGACGCCTGAATCCTTTAATGTGTTGGTCAAAGAAATTCAGGGTCTTGCTTTAGATATCAGGGCTGAGAAGGAATCATAATTAAGACAGTTCAAAGTTTAAGGTTTAAAGTTTAAAGTTAAAAACACTAAAAAAGAAAAGTTCAAAGATTAAAAGGCTAAGGTGTTTAAAAAGGAGTAAGCCGATGTCAGAAATAGATACGGATAAAAAATTGTCAACGGGTTTTCAAGAAGGCCCGCTTTTTAGCAAAATCTCGATTTGTCTTGCATCGTCTGAAACCATTAAATCATGGTCCAAGGGAGAAGTGAAAAATCCTGAGACCATCAACTATCGGACCTTTAAACCTGAAAAAGGTGGGCTTTTTTGTGAGCGCATTTTTGGTCCCACGAAGGATTGGGAATGCAGCTGCGGTAAATATAAAAGAATTAAACATAAAGGTGTGGTCTGCGATCGTTGCGGCGTTGAAGTTACTCAAGCTCGGGTTCGCCGTGAAAGAATGGGGCATATTGAACTGGCAGCATCAGTGGCTCATATTTGGTTTTTTAAGGCGATGCCGAGCCGAATTGGAAATATTTTAGGTCTTCCGACTCGATCTTTGGAAAGGGTTTTATATTATGAGGATTATGTTGTCACAGATCCGGGGACGACGCCTCTAGAGTTACAGCAACTCTTGACAGAGAATGAATTTAGACAGGCTCAAGAAAGTTATGGAAAGGCTTTTACTGCAAAGATGGGGGCAGAAGGCATTAAAGAGCTTTTAAAGAAAGTTGATTTGGCAAAGCTTGCAACCGAGCTCAGAACAGGCCTTCAAAAGACAAAAAGTCAGCAGGCTAAAAAGAAGTTTAGTAAGCGTCTCAAAATTGTTGAGGGTTTTAGAAAATCTAAAAATGGTCCGGAGTCCATGGTGTTGGATGTGGTCCCGGTCATCCCTCCTGATTTAAGACCCTTGGTCCCCTTAGAGGGCGGCCGTTTTGCTACCTCTGATTTAAATGATCTGTATCGCAGGGTGATTAATCGAAATAATCGTTTAAAAACGATTCTTCAGTTAAAAACACCTGACGTGATTATCAGAAATGAAAAACGCATGCTTCAGGAAGCCGTTGATGCCCTTTTTGATAATGGACGGCATGGTCGTCCTGTTTTGGGGTCTGGAAATCGGCCTTTGAAGTCTCTGGCGGATATGTTGAAAGGGAAACAAGGACGATTCAGACAAAATCTTTTGGGTAAACGTGTTGATTATTCTGGAAGAGCCGTGATTGTGGTCGGTCCAGAATTAAAATTGCATCAGTGTGGACTTCCTAAAAAGATGGCCCTGGAGCTTTTTGAACCCTTCATTATTCGGCGTTTGAAGGAAATGGGACATGTTCATACCATTCGCAGTGCGAAAAAGATGATTGAGGCAGGCGCTCCTGAGGTTTGGGATATTTTGGAAAGTGTTATCAAAGAACATCCGGTTCTTTTAAATCGTGCTCCCACGCTACATCGTTTGGGTATTCAAGCGTTTGAGCCTCAGTTAGTAGAAGGGGAAGCGATTAGAATTCATCCTCTGGTCTGTACGGCTTTTAATGCAGACTTTGATGGAGACCAGATGGCGGTTCATGTTCCTCTTTCAATTGAGTCGCAGTTAGAGGCAAAGGTCTTGATGTTGTCGACCAACAATGTTTTTTCTCCTTCGAATGGAAAACCTATTCTAACGCCCACTCAGGATATTATTTTGGGTTGTTATTATTTGACAAAAAAACCTTACAGTCAGCTCCCCATAGCACGTTTCTATTCAGATATGGAAGAGGTTTTGCTTTCTTATGAAGAGGGTATTGTAAAGGTTCATGACAGTATTAAGGTGCGAGTGAATAAAAAGATGATTGAGACCACGGTGGGTCGTGTCATTTTTAATGACTCTCTTCCTCAAGAAATGTGGTTTATTAATGATGAGGTTAATAAAAAAGCCCTCTCCAAGATTATTATTGAATGCTACAAAAGGGTGGGTCACCAGCGTACGGTGGACGTTCTGGATAAAATTAAGCAATTGGGTTTTCATGAGGCCACTCGAGCCGGTATTTCTATTTCTATGGAGGATATGGTTATTCCTGAAGAGAAAGGTGTCATCATTCAATCCGCTCAGAAGGAAGTCGAAAAAGTCGAGAAACAGTATCGGGCGGGATCCATTACAGAAGGTGAGCGATATAACAAAATTGTGGATATTTGGACGCATGCCACGGACAGTATCGCTGAGGCCTTGTTTAAAGGCTTAGAAGACAATCGTGGGCATAAAGGACTCAACCCTCTTTTTATCATGGTTGACTCTGGATCTCGTGGATCTAAACAGCAGATTCGTCAGCTGTCAGGAATGCGTGGATTGATGGCCAAGCCTTCCGGAGAAATTATTGAGAGTCCGATTATTTCGAATTTTAAAGAGGGTTTGAGTGTGCTTGAATATTTTATCTCAACCCATGGCGCTCGAAAAGGATTGGCGGATACCGCTCTTAAAACGGCCGATTCAGGATATTTAACGCGTCGTCTGGTCGATGTTTCTCAGGATGTGATTGTGACAGAAATTGATTGTAGAACTTTAAATGGGATCGAGGCCACGCCTATTTTTGAAGGGGATGAAGAAGTGGTGACTCTTCGTGAAAGAATTGTGGGTCGAGTCTCATTGGATGATGTTGTTAATCCTGTGACGAAGGAAATTGTTTTAAAAGCGGATGAAGAAATTACTGAAAAAGCCGCCGATGGAGTTGAAAAGCTGGGTTATGAAAAAATTCGTATCCGCTCCGTGCTCACTTGTGAATCTCTTCAGGGGGTATGCGCAAAATGCTATGGTCGAAATTTAGCGACAGGAAAGATTGTTGCCATTGGCGTTGCGGCAGGAATTATTGCTGCGCAATCGATTGGTGAACCTGGAACTCAGCTGACCATGAGAACCTTTCACATTGGAGGGACCGCGAGTCAGACTTTTAAACAACCCCAGATTATTGCTAAAAATGACGGTATGATTCGTTACAATGACGCAAAAGTCGTTTTGAATAAGGAAGGCAATCATGTTGTTTTGAATAAGACAGGAACGATTTCTATTCACAATGAAGAGGGTCGCGAATTAGAAAAGCATACTTTAGTAGCTGGCGCCATCGTCAGCGTTCCTCCTGAAGGAAAAGTCAAAAAAGGTGAGATTTTTGTCCGGTGGGATCCTTATAATGTTCCCATTCTGACCGAGCAATCAGGTTTTGTTAAATTTCATGATATTATCGAAGGTTCCAGTATGAGAAAAGAGCTCGATCAGTCGACGGGCCTTGTGGGAACCGTTATTATCGAGCATAAACAAGACCTCCATCCACAAATTATTATTACGGATAAAGAAGGTAAAGAGATTTACGGGTATTATTCCATTCCGGCTGGAGCGCATGTGGTTGTCAATGAAGGGGATTATGTCGAAGGGGGAAGCCTTTTGGCAAAGACGCCCAGAAAGATTTCAAAGACCAAAGATATTACAGGAGGACTTCCTCGAGTTGCGGAACTCTTTGAAGCTCGGAAGCCGAAGGATGCGGCCGATATTGCTAAAATTGATGGAATGGTTGAATTTCGAGGAACCTTTAAAGGGAAAAGGCTCTTGATTGTTAAAGACGAGCTTACGGGAATCGAAGAAGAGCATTTAATTCCTCATAAGAAGCATCTTACGGTTTATAAAGGAGATCGGGTTAAGAAAGGGCAGCAGTTGACAGAAGGACCGATTGTTCCTCAAGAGATTTTACAGGTTTGCGGACCCAAAGAGCTTCAGGAATATTTGGTGAATCAAATTCAAGAAGTTTATCGTCTTCAGGGAGTTGAAATCAATGATAAGCATATTGAAATTATTATTCGCCAGATGCTGAGGAAGGTGATCATTACGGATCCGGGGGATTCAGAGTTTCTTTATAATGAACAGGTGGATAAAATTCGTTTTCGACAAGAGAATGAACGGGTGATTAAGGAGGGTGGAAAACCTGCAGAGGCTTCTCCGCTCTTACTTGGAATCACCAAGGCGTCTTTGAGTACAGAAAGCTTTATCTCCGCAGCTTCCTTCCAGGAAACAACGCGTGTTTTGACAGAAGCCGCTTCAGATGGAAAGATTGATTACTTAAGAGGTTTCAAGGAAAATGTGATTATGGGGCATTTAATTCCTGGGGGTACGGGCTGTGAAACCTATCAAGGAGTTAAGATCTCTAAATCAAAGCCTGAAATATCAACAGCTGAAGTAGAAGAAGAGGTCCATAAGTCCTAACATTTTTAATGATGGTTAAAATTAAGGAATAAATGATATGCCAACGATTAATCAATTAGTCAGGTCTGGTCGTAAAAAGCCTGTTTATCGAAGTAAGAGTCCTGCTCTTACGGGATCTCCTCAAAGAAGGGGAGTTTGTTTAGTGGTTAAAACAATGACCCCTAAAAAACCTAATTCTGCTTTGAGAAAGATTGCGCGTGTTCGGCTTTCCAACGGAGAAGAAGTCACAGCCTATATTCCTGGGATTGGTCATAATCTTCAGGAGCATTCAATTGTATTGGTCCGTGGAGGACGTGTAAAGGACTTGCCAGGGGTTCGATACCATATTGTTCGAGGAACACTCGATGCACAAGGAGTTGCCAACCGAATGCAAGCACGAAGTAAATATGGAGCAAAAGTACCTAAGGAATCTGCAAAGAAAGTGTGAGGTTACATTTTTGTTATGAGAAGAAGACAAGCAACGAAACGAAAGCAAGAACCAGATATTCGATTTTCTAGCACAGTGGTATCGAGATTTATTAGCACTCTTTTAAAGTGTGGGAAAAAAAGTTTAGCGGAAAGAATTTTTTATAATGCAGTTGAAAAGTCAGCTCAAAAATTAGGAAAAGCACCCATGGAGGTTTTAGATCAAGCCCTTGGGAATGCGAAACCTTATTTAGAAACAAAGTCAAGACGAGTGGGCGGGGCTACTTATCAGGTGCCGGTCGAGGTGAGTGGAGATCGCCAAGTTTCTTTGGCTGTTCGCTGGTTAGTTCAATATGCGAGTGAACGAAAAGGAATTCCCATGGAAGATGCCCTTGTTCAAGAAATTGTTGATGCCTTTAACAATACGGGTGCAGCGATTAAAAAGAGGGATGATACTCATAAAATGGCTGAGTCCAACCGCGCATTCGCTCATTATCGATGGTAATAAAAGACAGTTTAAAGATTAAAGCAAAATCGAAAACTAAAATTGAAAAGGCTAAAAAAGAATGAAAGTTCGGGCTTCTGTTAAGAGAATTTGTGCAAAATGCAAAATTGTTCGGCGTAAACGCAGGATTTATGTGGTGTGCTCTGAACCCAGGCATAAGCAAAGACAAGGATGAAAAGAGTCTACAGTCTACAGTCGATAGTCAACAGTTTTAAAGGAGTTATTTATTTTCTATAGACTGTTGACCGTGGACCGTGGACTTGTTTTTCATAGTTCATTTGAAGGAGTCTTATGGCAAGAGAATATTCGTTAGAGAAAACAAGAAACATAGGGATTTCCGCTCACATTGATGCGGGAAAGACCACTACCACGGAGCGCATCCTTTTTTATACAGGGAAAGTTCATAAGATTGGTGAAGTTCATGACGGTGCTGCCACCATGGACTGGATGCCTCAGGAGCAGGAGCGAGGAATCACGATTACAGCTGCTTGTACCACGTGTTTTTGGAAAGGGATGCGTATCAATATTATTGACACCCCTGGGCATGTGGATTTCACAATGGAAGTTGAACGGTCTTTGCGTGTTCTGGATGGAGCTGTGATTGTTTTTGACAGCGTTGCCGGCGTTGAACCTCAATCCGAGACCGTTTGGCGTCAGGCCGAGCGCTATGGTGTTCCAAGAATCACCTTCGTGAATAAAATGGATCGTGTAGGCGCAGATTTTTTTAGCACCGTTCTCCAGATGAAAGATAAATTAGGTGCACATGCTATTCCCATTCAGTTGCCTTTGGGGGTTGAAGATACCTTTAAAGGTCTGATCGATTTGGTCAAGATGAAAGCCATTATTTTTGATGAAGAATCAAAAGGGGTTAAGTTCGACGAAGTTGATATTCCCAATGAATATCTTGAACAAGCCAAAGAATGGCATCATAAGATGATTGAAGGACTCGCAGAAGAAGACGAGTCTATTCTTGAGAAATTTGTAGAGGGTGTGGAGCCTTCCGTTGAAGAGGTTAAATCAGCGATGCGCCGTGCGTGTATTGCTGCAAAGGTGTTTCCCGTTCTTTGCGGTTCTGCTTTTAAGAATAAAGGAGTTCAGCAAATTTTAGATGCAGCCATTGATTATCTTCCGACTCCCTTAGATAAGCCTCCTGTAAAGGGAACTCACCCAAAGACGGGAGAGCCTATCTTGCGGCTTACCTCGGATGATCAGCCCTTTTCTGCTTTGGCTTTTAAAATTATGAGTGATCCTTATGTTGGAAAATTGACCTATTTTAGGGTTTATTCCGGTGTCTTGGCCAAGGGTTCTTATGTTTACAATAGCAATACGAATAGACGAGAGCGAGTGGGG
This region includes:
- a CDS encoding 30S ribosomal protein S12; amino-acid sequence: MPTINQLVRSGRKKPVYRSKSPALTGSPQRRGVCLVVKTMTPKKPNSALRKIARVRLSNGEEVTAYIPGIGHNLQEHSIVLVRGGRVKDLPGVRYHIVRGTLDAQGVANRMQARSKYGAKVPKESAKKV
- the rpoB gene encoding DNA-directed RNA polymerase subunit beta, giving the protein MLTKNKEGLGESQNSELYKTLDLPNLIQIQTRSYKDFLQEEILPEERENVGLHSVFSEVFPIKSYDENISLEYVSYSLGVPKYEIIECQRRGLTYSAPLNVTFRLREGDTVKEETVYMGNIPLMTETGTFIINGAERVIVSQLHRSPGVFFEQEVHPGGMTLFSARVIPYRGIWIEAEFDINDLIHVYMDRQRRRRKILATAFLRALGYSSDAEILALFYEVEEIQVDKKLDISGLKNRILAAPVMEVDTGAVIEKAGRKVSKALLDKMDVVGLKKISLLQNASEEDPIIKMLLRDATDSTDAALKEIYRRLRPGDPPTVSNARALMKRLFFDPKRYDLGKVGRFKLNQRLGLPLTKEELETVILRKEDVVEALKYVLNLRKGKGYTDDIDHLGNRRVRSVGELLVNQCRIGLARMERVIKERMNLFDVESESLTPHKLLNPKGLSGVIRDFFGRSQLSQFLDQTNPLAELTHKRRLSALGPGGLNRERAGFEVRDVHTSHYGRICPIETPEGPNIGLISSLSTYAKISEYGFVETPYRKVVKGRVTDEIVHLTGDQEEGHVIVQANARVDKNGSFLDDVVQVRINGEFQKIEPSKVEYMDVAPLQLVSVAAGLIPFLEHDDANRALMGSNMQRQAVPLLFTQVPLVGTGLEYRAAKDSGVVVVSKNSGEVSFSDADQIVVGDVVYPLRKFMRSNAGTTINQRPLVSEGDKVKKGQVIADGMATQGGELALGRNVLVAFMPWEGYNFEDAILISQRLVKEDAYTSIHIEEFELGARDTKLGKEEITRDIPNVGEEALKNLAEDGIVRIGAEVKPGDILVGKITPKSETELSPEERLLRAIFGEKAADVRDASLTVPSGIEGMVIDVKVFSRKEKTLGDEEQAEERAKVRKLNDDYRKKSADFKKNAFAKIRDILLNAKLQVDVVNSETGEVLISRGSKVTKGMVDKLEALEYESIEMEKCVERDRLKMVLWEYHHNLEALQTVHSMEVEKLKKGDELEPGVIKKVKVYVATKRKLSVGDKMAGRHGNKGVIAKVLPEEDMPFLADGTVVDMVLNPLGVPSRMNVGQVMETHMGWVAKMLGTRFFSPVFSGIKTEEIRELLKKAHTSEIGKFRLFDGRTGETFDQEVVVGYIYMLKLAHLAADKIHARAIGPYSLVTQQPLGGKAQFGGQRFGEMEVWALEAYGAAYTLQEILTVKSDDVLGRTRMYESIVKGQNILEAGTPESFNVLVKEIQGLALDIRAEKES
- the rpmJ gene encoding 50S ribosomal protein L36 produces the protein MKVRASVKRICAKCKIVRRKRRIYVVCSEPRHKQRQG
- the fusA gene encoding elongation factor G — encoded protein: MAREYSLEKTRNIGISAHIDAGKTTTTERILFYTGKVHKIGEVHDGAATMDWMPQEQERGITITAACTTCFWKGMRINIIDTPGHVDFTMEVERSLRVLDGAVIVFDSVAGVEPQSETVWRQAERYGVPRITFVNKMDRVGADFFSTVLQMKDKLGAHAIPIQLPLGVEDTFKGLIDLVKMKAIIFDEESKGVKFDEVDIPNEYLEQAKEWHHKMIEGLAEEDESILEKFVEGVEPSVEEVKSAMRRACIAAKVFPVLCGSAFKNKGVQQILDAAIDYLPTPLDKPPVKGTHPKTGEPILRLTSDDQPFSALAFKIMSDPYVGKLTYFRVYSGVLAKGSYVYNSNTNRRERVGRLLRMHANHQEDVDEVCSGDIVAAVGIKETITGQTICTEDSPVVLESMHFPEPVISMAIEPKTQADRDKLSTALGRLSEEDPTFRVTSNPETGQTIISGMGELHLDVLRDRMFREFKVQANVGAPQVAYRETIERASEAEGKYIRQTGGRGQYGHAVIEIEPLERGKGLEFVDKIVGGSIPREYISSVETGIRNAAKGGILAGSPVVDIRVTLVDGSFHEVDSSDIAFQIAGSYAFKDAVKKASPILLEPIMKVDVTTPEDFLGDIIGDLNSRRGRINDIETRAKAKIIHSDVPLSEMFGYATATRSLTKGRASYSMEPSHFEKVPKNILEKVVSK
- the rpoC gene encoding DNA-directed RNA polymerase subunit beta'; protein product: MSEIDTDKKLSTGFQEGPLFSKISICLASSETIKSWSKGEVKNPETINYRTFKPEKGGLFCERIFGPTKDWECSCGKYKRIKHKGVVCDRCGVEVTQARVRRERMGHIELAASVAHIWFFKAMPSRIGNILGLPTRSLERVLYYEDYVVTDPGTTPLELQQLLTENEFRQAQESYGKAFTAKMGAEGIKELLKKVDLAKLATELRTGLQKTKSQQAKKKFSKRLKIVEGFRKSKNGPESMVLDVVPVIPPDLRPLVPLEGGRFATSDLNDLYRRVINRNNRLKTILQLKTPDVIIRNEKRMLQEAVDALFDNGRHGRPVLGSGNRPLKSLADMLKGKQGRFRQNLLGKRVDYSGRAVIVVGPELKLHQCGLPKKMALELFEPFIIRRLKEMGHVHTIRSAKKMIEAGAPEVWDILESVIKEHPVLLNRAPTLHRLGIQAFEPQLVEGEAIRIHPLVCTAFNADFDGDQMAVHVPLSIESQLEAKVLMLSTNNVFSPSNGKPILTPTQDIILGCYYLTKKPYSQLPIARFYSDMEEVLLSYEEGIVKVHDSIKVRVNKKMIETTVGRVIFNDSLPQEMWFINDEVNKKALSKIIIECYKRVGHQRTVDVLDKIKQLGFHEATRAGISISMEDMVIPEEKGVIIQSAQKEVEKVEKQYRAGSITEGERYNKIVDIWTHATDSIAEALFKGLEDNRGHKGLNPLFIMVDSGSRGSKQQIRQLSGMRGLMAKPSGEIIESPIISNFKEGLSVLEYFISTHGARKGLADTALKTADSGYLTRRLVDVSQDVIVTEIDCRTLNGIEATPIFEGDEEVVTLRERIVGRVSLDDVVNPVTKEIVLKADEEITEKAADGVEKLGYEKIRIRSVLTCESLQGVCAKCYGRNLATGKIVAIGVAAGIIAAQSIGEPGTQLTMRTFHIGGTASQTFKQPQIIAKNDGMIRYNDAKVVLNKEGNHVVLNKTGTISIHNEEGRELEKHTLVAGAIVSVPPEGKVKKGEIFVRWDPYNVPILTEQSGFVKFHDIIEGSSMRKELDQSTGLVGTVIIEHKQDLHPQIIITDKEGKEIYGYYSIPAGAHVVVNEGDYVEGGSLLAKTPRKISKTKDITGGLPRVAELFEARKPKDAADIAKIDGMVEFRGTFKGKRLLIVKDELTGIEEEHLIPHKKHLTVYKGDRVKKGQQLTEGPIVPQEILQVCGPKELQEYLVNQIQEVYRLQGVEINDKHIEIIIRQMLRKVIITDPGDSEFLYNEQVDKIRFRQENERVIKEGGKPAEASPLLLGITKASLSTESFISAASFQETTRVLTEAASDGKIDYLRGFKENVIMGHLIPGGTGCETYQGVKISKSKPEISTAEVEEEVHKS
- the rpsG gene encoding 30S ribosomal protein S7, with protein sequence MRRRQATKRKQEPDIRFSSTVVSRFISTLLKCGKKSLAERIFYNAVEKSAQKLGKAPMEVLDQALGNAKPYLETKSRRVGGATYQVPVEVSGDRQVSLAVRWLVQYASERKGIPMEDALVQEIVDAFNNTGAAIKKRDDTHKMAESNRAFAHYRW